The DNA window GACAACAAGCAGTATTAGATTTAGATCCCAAAGAAGTTGATCTTTTATATGTTGTTGGAGATGAAAGAAGTAATAACACAATGAAATTAGTGGAATTGGCTTTAAATAAGGGCATAAATTCAATAAGAATAAATCGTAAAGAAGAAATTGAAATTAAGGATTTAAAAAATATTAATACTGTTGCTGTAACTGCTGGTGCTTCAACATCAAGCATAATTCAAAACCAAGTTATAAAATATCTAGAAGAACTAAAAAACGAAACTCAATAGTTTCGTTTTTTAAATACCTCTATAAAATAATAAATGTATTTTTAATATCAAATGCACTTATTTTTACTTCATCACTGAATGTTTTTAATAATTTATTTTCTAAGTCATCAATAAAGTGATTTTCCATATAATGACCTAAAGTTAATAAATCCATTTTATTTTGGTCGGCATAAAGTCATTCATTTCACTTTGCCTCACCTGTTACAAAAAATTCATTTTGTAATTGTAATTCCATCATTGTAGAAGCTCCAGCCCCTGGTGTTAAATAAATATATTCAATTTCTTTTTCCAAATTTGAATTTCTTGTTAAAAGAGCTTGCTGTTTTCCAAAAATAAATTTTAATTTTTCAATTACTTCTTTTAAACTTAATGAGCCCAATAATTTTATTTTATATCCTTCATTAAAGACTCCAACCTTTTCAACATTTTTTACATTTAATTGTGTTTCAATTAAATCAATAATATTTTGTTTTTCACTATTATCATAGTTTGTATGAATGGAAAATACTTGAATTTCATTTTTTATACATAAATCATAGATTTCTTTTTTTGCTAAATTCTTCATCTCTATTTCTAAATCAAAAAATAAAAATGGGTGTCTACTAATAATAAAATTTGATTTATTTGCAATTGCAAACTCCACAACTTCTTTTGTAACATCAAGACAAATAACTATATGAGAAATTTCATCTTGACTTTCTAAGTTATAGACTTCCTCTAATTGTAAACCAATTTTATCTCATTCAGATGCATTCTTTTGAGGAAAGACATCATTTAAATAGTTAATTAAAGCATTTGCTTTTATTTTATTCATTAATTAAAATTCTCCTTCTTAGAAGTTTACTTATAATCTTTTGTTTTTTTAAAGTCTCTTTATACTTTACATCTTTTTTAGGTATATGTTTTAATAAATTTAAAAGTTTTTGTTCTTCTTCTAATCATTTTTGTAAAAATAATTTATTGTTTTTTTCACGTTGTAATAAAGGTCCAAATATAATATCTTTTTTATTTTTAATTTTTGTTCCAGCAAATTTATTAATCTTTATTATTTCATAAATAATTTTATTGTCCTCAATAATTATTTCATTTTCCACAAAATATTTCATTTTTTTCGCTCAACTTCTAATTGGCTCTAAATTAGTATTTGGTGCAATAACATAAGAATAAATATTTTCATTATCATGTTTTAGAATATCTAAAATAGATGTCGAACCCATTCCAGCAATGATACATGAATCGAGTTTTATTTCATTAGAAATAGTTCATTGAATTCCATCTGCAAGTATTGTTTCAACTTTATCTGCA is part of the Spiroplasma cantharicola genome and encodes:
- a CDS encoding Nif3-like dinuclear metal center hexameric protein, whose amino-acid sequence is MNKIKANALINYLNDVFPQKNASEWDKIGLQLEEVYNLESQDEISHIVICLDVTKEVVEFAIANKSNFIISRHPFLFFDLEIEMKNLAKKEIYDLCIKNEIQVFSIHTNYDNSEKQNIIDLIETQLNVKNVEKVGVFNEGYKIKLLGSLSLKEVIEKLKFIFGKQQALLTRNSNLEKEIEYIYLTPGAGASTMMELQLQNEFFVTGEAKWNEWLYADQNKMDLLTLGHYMENHFIDDLENKLLKTFSDEVKISAFDIKNTFIIL
- a CDS encoding tRNA (adenine(22)-N(1))-methyltransferase; this translates as MSFLTPRLFSLAKLITEGEVVADIGTDHAYLPIYLAKDGKAKKIYATDVAKKPLDVAKNNIASFGVADKVETILADGIQWTISNEIKLDSCIIAGMGSTSILDILKHDNENIYSYVIAPNTNLEPIRSWAKKMKYFVENEIIIEDNKIIYEIIKINKFAGTKIKNKKDIIFGPLLQREKNNKLFLQKWLEEEQKLLNLLKHIPKKDVKYKETLKKQKIISKLLRRRILINE